In Papaver somniferum cultivar HN1 chromosome 1, ASM357369v1, whole genome shotgun sequence, a genomic segment contains:
- the LOC113337708 gene encoding uncharacterized protein LOC113337708, producing the protein MLEKTAASNNLPWLVIGDFNFILHDTKKFSTRPIDANEASIFNENILNLDRIDLGFTGCPFTWSNKGKGHALTEQRLDRGLANDDWLSIYPNTTITNMLAIGSDHQPILLNSNPHWKNGKIPFKFFGPWLDHDDCRKIIPDCWKKITPGSSAFSIARKLKDIKLQIRVWNKEVYGNIKTNIDECKQYLNWIHIHYFREDIGQALADARKQLKNWQDIEEKFWKTKRSTYQVGRSEHKLLSQSH; encoded by the coding sequence ATGCTAGAGAAAACTGCAGCTTCCAATAACTTGCCTTGGCTAGTAATTGGGGACTTCAATTTTATTCTCCATGATACTAAAAAATTTAGCACACGTCCTATAGATGCTAATGAAGCTTCCATTTTTAATGAAAATATCCTTAATCTAGATCGCATTGATCTTGGCTTTACCGGCTGCCCTTTTACttggtcaaacaaaggaaaagGCCATGCTCTTACTGAACAAAGATTGGATAGAGGTCTAGCCAATGATGATTGGCTTTCCATCTATCCAAACACCACTATCACTAATATGCTAGCCATTGGGTCTGATCATCAACCCATCTTACTAAACTCAAACCCTCACTGGAAGAATGGTAAGATTCCATTCAAATTTTTTGGTCCCTGGTTAGATCATGATGATTGCAGGAAAATTATTCCTGATTGTTGGAAAAAGATTACTCCTGGTTCAAGTGCCTTCTCTATTGCTAGAAAACTTAAAGACATAAAGCTACAAATCAGAGTCTGGAACAAGGAAGTTTATGGCAACATCAAAACCAATATCGATGAATGCAAGCAATACTTAAATTGGATACATATTCACTACTTCAGAGAAGACATAGGACAGGCCCTAGCTGATGCAAGAAAACAGCTCAAAAATTGGCAAGACATAGAAGAAAAATTCTGGAAAACTAAGAGATCAACTTATCAAGTTGGGAGATCAGAACACAAGTTACTTTCCCAGAGCCACTAA